One genomic window of Xanthobacter dioxanivorans includes the following:
- a CDS encoding alpha/beta hydrolase codes for METSEIDALRALIAASPRPQTLAERRERMEAVTAIDPVDEDIRLVPVSAGGVPGEWSLAPGADAARVLLFLHGGGYSSGSLRSHRTMVTGAGRAAGIRTLAIAYRLAPEHPFPAALEDAEAAYRFLLEQGHAARQIVVGGDSAGGGLTLALFQTLRAKGLPLPACGWLVSPWVDLEMTGASIAQKDAVDPLIHRAYLDMLAQAYLGSATAPRNPLVSPLHADLSGLPPMLVQVGSAETLLDDAVRIAGRLAAFDGAVRLSVYPHMIHAWPIWHHRLAEGRRALAEAGAFMRRWIDG; via the coding sequence ATGGAAACATCCGAGATCGACGCCTTGAGAGCCCTGATCGCCGCCAGTCCCCGGCCGCAGACCCTGGCCGAGCGGCGGGAGCGGATGGAAGCCGTCACCGCCATCGACCCCGTCGACGAGGATATCCGCCTTGTCCCGGTCAGCGCCGGCGGCGTGCCCGGCGAATGGTCGCTGGCCCCGGGTGCCGACGCGGCGCGGGTGCTGCTGTTCCTGCACGGCGGCGGCTATTCCTCGGGCTCCCTGCGCAGCCACCGCACCATGGTCACCGGCGCCGGCCGCGCCGCCGGCATCCGCACCCTCGCCATTGCCTACCGTCTGGCGCCGGAACATCCCTTTCCCGCGGCGCTGGAGGATGCCGAGGCGGCCTATCGCTTCCTCCTGGAGCAGGGCCATGCGGCGCGGCAGATCGTGGTCGGGGGCGACAGCGCCGGCGGCGGGCTCACGCTCGCCCTGTTCCAGACCCTGCGGGCCAAGGGCCTGCCCCTGCCCGCCTGCGGATGGCTGGTCTCTCCCTGGGTCGACCTGGAGATGACCGGGGCGAGCATCGCGCAAAAGGACGCGGTCGATCCGCTGATCCACCGGGCCTATCTCGACATGCTGGCGCAGGCCTATCTCGGCAGCGCCACGGCGCCGCGCAACCCGCTGGTCTCGCCGCTCCACGCCGACCTGTCCGGCCTGCCGCCGATGCTGGTGCAGGTGGGATCGGCGGAAACCCTGCTCGACGACGCGGTGCGCATTGCCGGGCGGCTCGCCGCCTTCGACGGGGCCGTGCGCCTGTCCGTCTATCCCCACATGATCCACGCTTGGCCCATCTGGCACCACCGCCTCGCCGAGGGACGCAGGGCGCTCGCCGAGGCCGGCGCCTTCATGCGCCGGTGGATCGACGGTTGA
- a CDS encoding RNA methyltransferase, producing the protein MPGSGTDSTKPWAAGGPLVILVEPQLGENIGSAARAMGNFGLSRLRIVNPREGWPNEKARVFSAGADRILAEATLHPDLRSALSGVNYAFAATARERGMAKPVLGADAVAQETRGRLASGEEVALVFGRERTGLYTEEVSLCDAILTLPVNPAFASLNLAMCVAVAGYEWFKAESAGALPFAPPDRSPLADKGDLFAFFDHLEGALQTSGFFRSPEKAPSTIRNLRNIFHRLGLTRQDLATLHGAVTALEEGREGREARKLKNNAEAAARRAGRKASEAAARDAAQNTAIQDNEAKDDAAQDNAPPDNAPPNKG; encoded by the coding sequence ATGCCAGGTTCCGGTACCGACAGCACGAAGCCCTGGGCGGCCGGCGGCCCGCTGGTGATCCTGGTGGAGCCCCAGCTCGGCGAGAATATCGGCTCTGCGGCGCGCGCCATGGGCAATTTCGGCCTGTCGCGCCTGCGCATCGTCAACCCGCGCGAGGGCTGGCCCAACGAGAAGGCGCGCGTGTTCTCCGCCGGCGCCGACCGCATCCTGGCCGAGGCGACGCTTCATCCGGACCTGCGCTCGGCCCTGTCGGGGGTCAACTACGCCTTCGCCGCGACGGCGCGCGAGCGCGGCATGGCCAAGCCCGTGCTGGGCGCCGATGCGGTGGCGCAGGAGACCCGCGGGCGCCTCGCCAGCGGCGAGGAGGTGGCGCTGGTGTTCGGTCGGGAGCGCACCGGCCTTTACACCGAGGAGGTATCCTTGTGCGATGCCATCCTCACCTTGCCGGTCAATCCCGCCTTCGCCTCGCTGAACCTTGCCATGTGCGTGGCGGTGGCGGGCTATGAGTGGTTCAAGGCCGAGAGCGCCGGGGCGCTGCCCTTCGCCCCGCCGGACCGCTCGCCTCTGGCCGACAAGGGCGACCTGTTCGCCTTCTTCGATCATCTGGAGGGGGCGCTTCAGACCTCCGGCTTCTTCCGCTCGCCGGAAAAGGCGCCGTCCACCATCCGCAACCTGCGCAACATCTTCCACCGCCTCGGCCTGACGCGGCAGGACCTCGCCACGCTCCACGGCGCGGTCACGGCGCTGGAGGAGGGGCGGGAAGGGCGCGAGGCGCGCAAGCTGAAGAACAATGCCGAGGCCGCCGCCCGGCGCGCCGGCCGGAAAGCGTCCGAGGCGGCGGCGCGCGACGCGGCGCAGAACACCGCGATACAGGACAACGAAGCGAAGGACGACGCGGCACAGGACAACGCACCTCCGGACAACGCACCACCGAACAAGGGCTGA
- a CDS encoding LLM class flavin-dependent oxidoreductase, with the protein MSKARQIKLGAFLMTDGHHIAAWRHARAPANANVRVDHFLRLARIAEAARFDAIFLSDSLGVRDTNLDSVRRTSRNVGFEPLTLLSALSVVTHHIGLIGTASTSFNEPFHIARKFASLDLMSGGRAGWNLVTSSGEEEAQNFNLDSHVPHPQRYERAREFVDVVKGLWNTWEDDAFIRDRVTGDFFDAGKLHVLNHRGRHFKVKGPLNVDRSPQGHPVIVQAGASEDGRDLAGASAEAIFCAHRTLGEARAFYADIKARAAHAGRDPDHVKVMPGVFPIIGRTASEAQEKFEELQSLIHPAVGLQLLSTVMGVGDLSGYDLDGPLPDLPETNGPKSRQQLVLDAARRDNLTIRQLYLSIAGARGHWQVVGTAEHIADQLEERFRKEGADGFNIMAPHLPGGLEDFIEQVVPILRRRGLFRTEYEGTTLRENLGLPFPEHPATQRQPAAEAAE; encoded by the coding sequence ATGAGTAAAGCCCGTCAGATCAAGCTCGGTGCCTTCCTGATGACGGACGGCCACCACATTGCGGCCTGGCGCCATGCGCGCGCGCCGGCGAATGCCAATGTGCGCGTCGATCATTTCCTGCGCCTCGCCCGTATCGCGGAGGCCGCGAGGTTCGACGCGATCTTCCTGTCCGACAGCCTCGGCGTGCGCGACACCAACCTCGATTCCGTACGGCGCACCTCGCGCAATGTGGGCTTCGAGCCGTTGACGCTGCTGTCCGCCCTCTCGGTGGTGACGCACCATATCGGCCTGATCGGCACGGCCTCCACCAGCTTCAATGAGCCGTTCCACATCGCCCGCAAGTTCGCCTCCCTCGACCTCATGAGCGGCGGGCGGGCCGGCTGGAACCTCGTCACCTCCTCCGGCGAGGAGGAGGCGCAAAATTTCAACCTCGACTCCCACGTGCCCCACCCGCAGCGCTACGAGCGCGCCCGCGAGTTCGTGGATGTGGTGAAGGGCTTGTGGAACACCTGGGAGGACGATGCCTTCATCCGCGATCGGGTGACCGGCGACTTCTTCGATGCCGGCAAGCTCCATGTGCTCAACCACCGCGGCAGGCACTTCAAGGTGAAGGGGCCGCTCAACGTCGACCGCTCGCCGCAGGGCCATCCGGTGATCGTGCAGGCCGGCGCGTCCGAGGACGGGCGAGATCTCGCCGGGGCCAGCGCCGAGGCCATCTTCTGCGCCCACCGCACGCTCGGCGAGGCGCGCGCCTTCTATGCCGACATCAAGGCCCGCGCGGCGCATGCCGGCCGCGACCCCGACCATGTGAAGGTGATGCCGGGCGTCTTTCCCATCATCGGCCGCACGGCATCGGAGGCGCAGGAGAAGTTCGAGGAGCTGCAGTCTCTCATCCATCCGGCGGTGGGCCTGCAGCTGCTCTCGACAGTGATGGGGGTGGGCGACCTCAGTGGCTACGACCTGGACGGCCCGCTGCCGGACCTGCCCGAGACCAACGGCCCGAAAAGCCGGCAACAGCTGGTGCTGGACGCGGCGCGCCGCGACAACCTCACCATTCGCCAGCTCTACCTCTCCATCGCCGGGGCGCGCGGGCACTGGCAGGTGGTGGGCACGGCGGAACACATCGCCGATCAGCTCGAAGAGCGCTTCCGCAAGGAAGGCGCCGACGGTTTCAACATCATGGCGCCGCATCTTCCCGGAGGGCTCGAGGACTTCATCGAGCAGGTGGTGCCGATCCTGCGCCGGCGCGGCCTGTTCCGCACCGAATATGAGGGCACGACCCTGCGTGAAAATCTCGGCCTGCCGTTTCCGGAGCATCCGGCGACGCAGCGCCAGCCCGCCGCCGAGGCGGCGGAATAG
- a CDS encoding HpcH/HpaI aldolase/citrate lyase family protein, with translation MSRAKNLPDWRSLLFCPASNARFVAKAHTRGADAVILDLEDSVAANGKAAARAGLQAAVAAIRHGGGPQAPDVGVRINRPLALAVEDIAAAVAAGAAFLVLPKVMGPEHVALLAEVAAAHEADLGRPVAETGFLAVVEDARALARIDAIAAAERLVGLAVGGEDLATDLGAEPSFDALYVAKMLGVHAARAAGILPVGVLTGLSNLGRPDDYAAMLKRSRGVGFAAAMCVHPNHVTLINAEYGPAPEEVERAARLVAAFDAAEAAGLGVIAFEDRMIDRPVAARARRLLARSGAAASAPAPAQGAAR, from the coding sequence ATGAGCCGAGCGAAAAACCTCCCGGACTGGCGCTCGCTGCTGTTCTGCCCGGCCAGCAACGCCCGCTTCGTCGCCAAGGCCCACACGCGCGGCGCCGACGCGGTGATCCTCGACCTTGAAGATTCCGTCGCGGCCAACGGGAAGGCTGCGGCGCGCGCCGGGCTTCAGGCCGCCGTCGCCGCCATCCGTCACGGTGGCGGGCCGCAGGCCCCCGACGTCGGCGTGCGCATCAATCGTCCGCTCGCCCTCGCGGTGGAGGACATCGCCGCGGCGGTGGCGGCGGGGGCCGCCTTCCTGGTGCTGCCCAAGGTCATGGGGCCGGAGCACGTGGCGCTGCTCGCGGAGGTGGCCGCGGCACACGAGGCGGACCTCGGCCGGCCGGTGGCGGAGACCGGCTTCCTCGCCGTGGTGGAGGACGCGCGCGCGCTCGCCCGCATCGATGCCATTGCCGCCGCAGAGCGGCTGGTGGGCCTCGCGGTGGGCGGAGAGGACCTCGCCACGGACCTCGGCGCGGAACCCTCCTTCGATGCCCTCTACGTGGCGAAGATGCTGGGCGTGCATGCGGCACGGGCCGCCGGCATCCTGCCCGTGGGCGTGCTCACCGGTCTCTCCAACCTTGGCCGGCCGGACGATTATGCCGCCATGTTGAAGCGCTCGCGCGGCGTGGGCTTCGCCGCCGCCATGTGCGTGCACCCGAACCATGTGACCCTCATCAACGCCGAATATGGGCCGGCGCCGGAGGAGGTGGAGCGCGCCGCAAGGCTCGTCGCCGCGTTCGATGCGGCGGAGGCCGCGGGCCTGGGGGTGATCGCCTTCGAAGACAGGATGATCGACCGCCCCGTCGCCGCCCGCGCTCGGCGCCTCCTGGCCCGCTCTGGCGCTGCGGCGTCCGCGCCCGCGCCCGCGCAGGGAGCCGCCCGATGA
- a CDS encoding CaiB/BaiF CoA transferase family protein has protein sequence MSMSKPLAGYKVIEIGHSIAAPYTGFILAELGAEVIKVESPKGGDYARGWGPPFFDGAASHFVALNRDKSSVTVDLSDDAERARLRRLILDEADAVICNLRAGVADRHGIGAAELTAAKPTLVYCEIGAFGSGGPLSDAPGYDPLMQAYGGIMSLTGESAERPPLRVGVSIVDMGAGFWGAIGILARLLARGRDGRGGIVETSLFETALAWATVQIASVTIAPRVLKPMGSGASGIVPYQAFCATDGWIVIGGGNDGLFAKLATALGHDEWICDPRFRTNADRVVNREVLIPLIEAEMAGRSLCEARDLLDRHGVPNAPVQRVDQVIHDAQTRALGILQEAGPDALATVGLPLRFDGERPAYVRRAPRLGEHTREVFHTDAEPSGEAEMQPEHGAPR, from the coding sequence ATGTCCATGAGCAAGCCGCTCGCCGGCTACAAGGTGATCGAGATCGGCCACAGCATCGCCGCGCCCTATACGGGCTTCATCCTGGCGGAGTTGGGCGCCGAGGTGATCAAGGTGGAATCCCCCAAGGGTGGCGATTATGCCCGCGGCTGGGGACCGCCCTTCTTCGACGGCGCGGCGTCACATTTCGTCGCGCTGAACCGAGACAAGAGCTCCGTCACCGTCGACCTTTCCGACGATGCCGAGCGCGCGCGCCTGCGCCGCCTGATCCTCGACGAGGCGGATGCGGTGATCTGCAACCTGAGGGCGGGCGTGGCCGACCGCCACGGCATCGGCGCCGCCGAACTGACCGCGGCGAAACCCACGCTGGTCTATTGCGAGATCGGCGCCTTCGGCAGCGGCGGCCCGCTTTCCGACGCCCCCGGCTACGACCCGCTGATGCAAGCCTACGGCGGCATCATGAGCCTGACCGGCGAAAGCGCTGAGCGCCCGCCGCTGCGCGTCGGCGTGTCCATCGTGGACATGGGAGCGGGCTTCTGGGGCGCCATCGGCATCCTGGCGCGGCTGCTCGCCCGCGGTCGCGACGGACGCGGCGGCATCGTGGAGACTTCCCTGTTCGAGACGGCGCTCGCCTGGGCCACGGTGCAGATCGCCAGCGTCACCATCGCCCCGCGGGTGCTGAAGCCCATGGGCTCCGGTGCCTCGGGCATCGTGCCCTACCAGGCCTTCTGCGCCACCGACGGCTGGATCGTCATCGGCGGCGGCAACGACGGGCTGTTCGCCAAGCTCGCCACCGCCCTCGGCCACGACGAATGGATCTGCGACCCGCGCTTCCGCACCAACGCGGACCGGGTGGTGAACCGCGAGGTGCTCATCCCCCTCATCGAGGCCGAGATGGCCGGCCGGAGCCTCTGCGAGGCGCGCGACCTGCTCGACCGCCACGGCGTGCCCAACGCCCCGGTGCAGCGGGTGGACCAGGTGATCCACGACGCCCAGACCCGCGCCCTCGGCATCCTGCAGGAGGCCGGACCGGACGCGCTGGCGACCGTGGGCCTGCCCCTGCGCTTCGACGGCGAGCGCCCCGCCTACGTGCGGCGCGCACCGCGCCTCGGCGAGCACACCCGCGAGGTCTTCCACACGGACGCCGAGCCCTCCGGCGAAGCGGAAATGCAGCCTGAGCACGGCGCCCCGCGCTGA
- a CDS encoding NADP-dependent isocitrate dehydrogenase — protein sequence MAKIKVANPVVELDGDEMTRIIWQYIKDKLIHPYLDLDLEYYDLSVENRDATNDQVTIAAAEAIKKHGVGVKCATITPDEARVKEFNLKEMWKSPNGTIRNILGGVIFREPIICKNVPRLVPGWTQPIVVGRHAFGDQYRATDFKVPGKGTMTITFVGEDGTKIEKEVYKFPGAGVAMAMYNLDDSIREFARASLNYGLIRNYPVYLSTKNTILKAYDGRFKDIFEEVYVAEFKAEFDKRGLTYEHRLIDDMVASALKWSGGYVWACKNYDGDVQSDIVAQGFGSLGLMTSVLMTPDGKTVEAEAAHGTVTRHYREHQKGKETSTNSIASIFAWTRGLTHRAKLDGNEELAKFSATLEKVCVDTVEEGYMTKDLALLVGADQKWLSTTGFLDKVSENLTKAMAA from the coding sequence ATGGCGAAGATCAAGGTGGCAAATCCGGTCGTCGAACTCGACGGCGACGAGATGACCCGGATCATCTGGCAATATATCAAGGACAAGCTGATCCACCCTTATCTCGACCTGGACCTCGAATATTACGACCTGTCCGTCGAGAATCGGGATGCCACCAACGATCAGGTGACCATCGCCGCCGCGGAAGCCATCAAGAAGCACGGCGTGGGCGTCAAGTGCGCCACCATCACGCCGGACGAGGCCCGCGTGAAGGAGTTCAACCTGAAGGAGATGTGGAAGTCGCCCAACGGCACCATCCGCAACATCCTTGGCGGCGTGATCTTCCGCGAGCCCATCATCTGCAAGAACGTGCCGCGCCTCGTGCCGGGCTGGACCCAGCCCATCGTGGTCGGCCGCCACGCCTTCGGCGACCAGTACCGCGCCACCGACTTCAAGGTGCCCGGCAAGGGCACCATGACCATCACCTTCGTCGGCGAGGACGGCACCAAGATCGAGAAGGAAGTCTACAAGTTCCCCGGCGCCGGCGTGGCCATGGCCATGTACAACCTGGACGACTCGATCCGCGAGTTCGCCCGCGCCTCGCTGAACTACGGCCTGATCCGCAACTATCCGGTCTACCTCTCCACCAAGAACACAATCCTCAAGGCCTATGACGGGCGCTTCAAGGACATCTTCGAGGAAGTGTACGTCGCCGAGTTCAAGGCCGAGTTCGACAAGCGCGGCCTCACCTACGAGCACCGCCTGATCGACGACATGGTGGCCTCGGCCCTCAAGTGGTCCGGCGGCTATGTGTGGGCGTGCAAGAACTACGACGGCGACGTGCAGTCCGACATCGTGGCCCAGGGCTTCGGCTCGCTCGGCCTGATGACCTCCGTGCTGATGACGCCCGACGGCAAGACCGTGGAGGCCGAGGCCGCCCACGGCACCGTGACCCGCCATTATCGCGAGCACCAGAAGGGCAAGGAGACCTCCACCAACTCCATCGCCTCCATCTTCGCCTGGACGCGGGGCCTCACCCACCGCGCCAAGCTCGACGGCAACGAGGAGCTGGCCAAGTTCTCCGCCACCCTGGAGAAGGTGTGCGTGGACACCGTGGAAGAAGGCTACATGACCAAGGACCTCGCCCTCCTGGTGGGCGCCGACCAGAAGTGGCTCTCCACCACCGGCTTCCTCGACAAGGTCTCCGAGAACCTCACCAAGGCCATGGCCGCGTAA
- a CDS encoding acyl-CoA dehydrogenase family protein translates to MNMAFTATDAHLVEMPVGEDYPEIRDGVRKVCANFPGAYWRAKDKAEEYPTEFIDALTAAGFLAALIPEEYGGTGLPLRAAAVILEEVCTAGCHAAAGHAQMYIMGTILRHGSPAQKQKYLPDIAAGKLRLQAFGVTEPTSGSDTTQIKTRAERTESGYRLNGQKVWTSRAEHSDLMLVLARTTPASEVKKKVDGISTFLVDIRECLGRGMTIRPIDTMINHHTTEVFFEDLDIPADALVGEEGQGFRYILDGMNAERVLTAAEALGAARWFIRTATGYANERRVFGRLIGQNQAIQFPIAQAHIQSEAADMMIRRAAALFEAGRPCGAEANMARFLAAECSWNAAEACMQTFGGFGFAREYDVERKWREARLSRVAPVSSNLILAHVAQHVLGLPRSY, encoded by the coding sequence ATGAACATGGCCTTCACCGCGACCGATGCCCACCTTGTCGAGATGCCTGTCGGCGAAGATTATCCAGAGATCCGCGACGGTGTGCGCAAGGTGTGCGCCAACTTCCCCGGCGCCTACTGGCGCGCCAAGGACAAGGCCGAGGAATACCCCACCGAATTCATCGACGCCCTCACCGCAGCCGGCTTCCTCGCCGCGCTGATTCCAGAGGAATACGGCGGCACCGGCCTGCCCTTGCGGGCCGCCGCGGTCATCCTGGAAGAGGTGTGCACCGCCGGTTGCCATGCCGCGGCCGGCCATGCGCAGATGTACATCATGGGCACCATCCTGCGGCATGGCAGCCCCGCCCAAAAACAGAAGTACCTGCCGGATATCGCCGCCGGCAAGCTGCGCCTGCAGGCCTTCGGCGTCACCGAGCCCACCAGCGGCTCGGACACCACCCAGATAAAGACCCGCGCCGAGCGCACCGAGAGCGGCTACCGGCTCAACGGCCAGAAGGTCTGGACCTCCCGCGCGGAACATTCCGACCTGATGCTGGTGCTCGCGCGCACCACGCCGGCTTCCGAGGTGAAGAAGAAGGTGGACGGCATCTCCACCTTTCTCGTGGACATCCGTGAATGCCTCGGCCGCGGCATGACCATCCGCCCCATCGACACCATGATCAATCACCACACCACCGAGGTTTTCTTCGAGGATCTCGACATCCCCGCCGACGCGCTGGTGGGCGAGGAAGGCCAGGGCTTCCGCTACATTCTCGACGGCATGAACGCCGAGCGCGTCCTCACCGCCGCCGAAGCGCTCGGCGCGGCGCGCTGGTTCATCCGCACGGCCACCGGCTATGCCAACGAGCGCCGGGTGTTCGGCCGGCTCATCGGCCAGAACCAGGCGATCCAGTTCCCCATCGCCCAGGCCCATATCCAGTCGGAAGCCGCGGACATGATGATCCGCCGGGCAGCGGCGCTGTTCGAGGCCGGCCGGCCGTGTGGAGCCGAGGCCAACATGGCGCGCTTCCTCGCGGCGGAATGCTCCTGGAACGCGGCGGAGGCGTGCATGCAGACCTTCGGTGGCTTCGGCTTCGCCCGCGAGTACGACGTGGAACGCAAGTGGCGGGAGGCACGGCTCTCCCGCGTGGCGCCGGTCTCCTCCAACCTCATCCTGGCTCACGTGGCGCAGCACGTGCTGGGCCTGCCCCGCTCCTACTGA
- a CDS encoding WcaI family glycosyltransferase — MGKLLVSAMNHAPELTGCGKYTGELVAAMARRGHQVEVVTAPPHYPGWTVKPPYRNRYSREARDGARLFRCPVLVREAMGGVWRLIAPLSFAATSAPVTVWRALRLRPDTVLSIEPTLFAAPFVLLAAKLAGARTVLHVQDLEVDAAFAVGHLGGAGGLKKLAGAFERFCLRRFDTIITISQRMAERIAEKSVAPERIALVRNWVDLGHIQPMETAFAYRDELGLPRDAFVALYSGNIGPKQGLDVVVEAARRLSHRADIVFAIAGEGPSRKELQSRAEGLANVCFLPFQPYQRLPEFLSTCDLHLLPQQASTADLVLPSKLGGMLASGRPILVTAEPGTELADFLEDAATIILPGDAELMAQAIERHAAGAVADTRARCAALAATLSESSAMDLVEDILFPPRT, encoded by the coding sequence ATGGGCAAGCTCCTCGTCTCCGCCATGAACCATGCGCCGGAGCTCACCGGCTGCGGCAAATATACTGGGGAGCTGGTGGCGGCCATGGCGCGCCGCGGGCACCAGGTGGAGGTGGTGACCGCGCCACCCCATTATCCCGGCTGGACGGTGAAGCCCCCCTACCGCAACCGCTATTCCCGGGAGGCCCGCGATGGCGCCCGCCTGTTCCGCTGCCCGGTTCTCGTGCGCGAGGCCATGGGCGGCGTCTGGCGCCTCATCGCCCCCCTGTCGTTCGCCGCCACCTCCGCCCCGGTGACCGTGTGGCGCGCGCTGCGCTTGCGGCCCGACACGGTGCTCTCCATCGAGCCGACCCTGTTCGCCGCGCCGTTCGTGCTGCTCGCGGCGAAGCTGGCGGGAGCGCGCACCGTGCTGCATGTGCAGGACCTGGAGGTGGATGCCGCCTTCGCCGTGGGCCATCTCGGCGGGGCGGGAGGGCTGAAGAAGCTCGCCGGGGCGTTCGAGCGCTTCTGCCTCAGGCGGTTCGACACCATCATCACCATCTCCCAGCGCATGGCGGAGCGCATCGCCGAGAAGTCCGTGGCGCCGGAGCGCATCGCCCTGGTGCGGAACTGGGTGGACCTCGGTCACATCCAGCCCATGGAGACGGCGTTCGCCTACCGTGACGAGCTCGGATTGCCCCGGGACGCCTTCGTCGCCCTCTATTCGGGCAATATCGGCCCCAAGCAGGGCCTCGACGTGGTGGTGGAGGCTGCCCGGCGCCTGTCGCACCGCGCCGACATCGTGTTCGCCATTGCCGGCGAAGGGCCCTCGCGGAAGGAGCTGCAGAGCCGGGCGGAGGGGCTGGCGAATGTCTGTTTCCTGCCGTTCCAGCCCTACCAGCGCCTGCCCGAGTTCCTGAGCACCTGCGACCTGCACCTGCTGCCGCAGCAGGCGAGCACGGCGGATCTGGTCCTGCCGTCCAAGCTCGGCGGCATGCTGGCGAGCGGCCGCCCCATCCTCGTCACCGCCGAGCCGGGCACGGAGCTCGCGGACTTTCTGGAGGACGCCGCCACGATCATCCTGCCCGGCGACGCCGAGCTGATGGCGCAGGCGATCGAGCGGCACGCCGCCGGCGCAGTGGCCGACACGCGGGCCCGCTGCGCCGCCCTCGCCGCCACCCTGTCGGAAAGCAGCGCCATGGACCTTGTCGAGGACATCCTGTTTCCGCCCCGGACCTGA
- a CDS encoding fumarylacetoacetate hydrolase family protein — MKIASLLHDGARRTGIVMGTQIAPVPFTLAEMVEAGLSAAADWLAAARDASKRIPLAEARLLPPVPHPERNVFCAGWNYWDHFEEGRPLRGGIEAPRPEHPTFFTKAPGTLIGPHDPIAVDPSLSDTWDYEAELALVLTPGGRSISRAAAPAHVFGYLLANDVSVRDVQRRHGGQWFKGKSLDGTLPLGPFIVTADAFDPADVQLECLVNGETVQRASTALMAFPVPELIEALSLGLTLRPGDILLTGTPAGVGQSRTPPLFLHPGDRVVVRAAGLGALDNTVIATDLAAPLG; from the coding sequence ATGAAGATCGCCAGCCTGCTTCACGACGGCGCGCGACGCACGGGCATCGTGATGGGCACGCAGATCGCCCCCGTGCCATTCACCCTCGCCGAGATGGTGGAAGCCGGGCTGTCTGCCGCCGCCGATTGGCTTGCCGCCGCCCGCGACGCATCAAAACGCATCCCCCTCGCCGAGGCGCGCCTGTTGCCGCCGGTGCCCCACCCCGAGCGCAACGTCTTCTGCGCCGGGTGGAACTACTGGGATCATTTCGAGGAAGGCCGCCCGCTGCGCGGCGGCATCGAGGCGCCGCGTCCGGAGCACCCCACCTTCTTCACCAAAGCCCCCGGCACCCTGATCGGCCCGCACGACCCCATCGCGGTGGATCCATCCCTGTCCGACACGTGGGACTACGAGGCGGAGCTGGCACTGGTGCTGACACCGGGCGGGCGCAGCATTTCCCGCGCAGCGGCGCCGGCCCACGTATTCGGCTACCTGCTGGCCAACGACGTCTCGGTGCGCGACGTGCAGCGCCGGCATGGCGGACAATGGTTCAAGGGGAAGAGCCTCGACGGCACCCTGCCCCTCGGCCCGTTCATCGTCACGGCGGATGCCTTCGACCCTGCCGACGTGCAGCTCGAATGCCTGGTGAACGGCGAGACCGTGCAGCGCGCCTCCACCGCGCTCATGGCCTTCCCCGTGCCCGAGCTCATCGAGGCGCTGTCCCTCGGCCTCACCCTGCGCCCCGGCGACATCCTGCTCACCGGTACGCCGGCCGGCGTCGGCCAGTCGCGCACGCCGCCCCTGTTCCTGCACCCAGGGGACCGGGTGGTGGTTCGCGCCGCCGGGCTCGGGGCGCTGGACAACACGGTCATCGCCACAGACCTCGCGGCGCCCCTCGGATGA